One window of the Sphaerochaeta associata genome contains the following:
- a CDS encoding TRAP transporter small permease has product MNKRIIKDIVGNLDIGIACVALMVLIVLTFLGVVMRYVFANPYVWLEEVQIALFLWVAFLGSSAAFRFKAHVEIGMLVERFPQRVQILLSLFIYAVVSFSLLYLGLKSSDMVAMFIRTNKSTSVLSIPSALIYGVIPVSAALMWINYTVPFLTGLKESLGRMKGEGV; this is encoded by the coding sequence ATGAATAAACGGATTATTAAAGACATCGTGGGTAATCTGGACATCGGTATCGCGTGCGTTGCCCTGATGGTGTTGATTGTGCTCACCTTCCTGGGCGTTGTCATGCGGTATGTATTCGCAAACCCCTATGTGTGGTTGGAAGAGGTGCAGATAGCATTATTCTTGTGGGTGGCCTTTCTTGGAAGCAGTGCGGCTTTCAGGTTTAAGGCACATGTGGAAATCGGCATGTTGGTGGAACGTTTTCCCCAACGGGTGCAGATTCTTCTTTCGCTTTTCATCTATGCGGTGGTCAGTTTCTCATTGCTCTATCTGGGACTCAAGAGCTCGGACATGGTGGCGATGTTCATCCGCACCAATAAATCAACCTCGGTGCTTTCCATTCCCTCTGCACTTATCTACGGGGTGATTCCGGTCAGCGCAGCCCTCATGTGGATCAACTATACTGTACCGTTTCTTACCGGATTGAAAGAAAGCCTTGGCCGAATGAAAGGAGAAGGAGTATGA
- a CDS encoding YcxB family protein, giving the protein MKNSTATEQKPQTFIVHTHVDASVYSAFSTFNNFILNRRGLTLKLFPLLMTGMGIAHVASSYTVMGIAFIALGALLPLAYVGFHRRSLANQIKQYKLERPRLAYKVSLQQSGLFVENEKESTLYPYEMCYGAYRVPQYCYVYITKSKCFILPVKDLQDGVSEEMLWEFLQEKLGQWKTKSFIKKTK; this is encoded by the coding sequence ATGAAAAACTCTACAGCGACCGAACAAAAGCCACAAACCTTTATTGTACACACCCATGTCGATGCATCGGTGTATAGTGCCTTCAGCACCTTCAATAATTTTATCCTGAACCGCAGAGGACTCACCCTGAAGCTCTTTCCCCTGCTTATGACCGGCATGGGCATCGCCCACGTGGCAAGCAGCTATACCGTAATGGGTATCGCATTCATCGCCCTGGGGGCGTTGCTTCCCCTCGCCTACGTGGGATTCCATCGAAGGTCCCTTGCCAATCAGATCAAGCAATACAAGCTTGAAAGACCACGATTGGCCTACAAGGTGAGTCTGCAACAATCAGGACTGTTCGTTGAAAACGAGAAGGAAAGCACCCTGTACCCCTATGAGATGTGCTACGGCGCATACCGGGTTCCTCAGTACTGTTATGTGTACATCACCAAGTCCAAGTGCTTCATCCTGCCCGTAAAAGACCTGCAGGACGGAGTCTCGGAAGAAATGTTGTGGGAGTTTCTCCAAGAGAAACTGGGGCAGTGGAAAACAAAATCCTTCATCAAGAAAACAAAGTAG
- the xdhA gene encoding xanthine dehydrogenase subunit XdhA has translation MDIIGTSLKRVDAFDKVTGKAKYTDDLVSGHALIAKVLHSTIANGWVKEFDLSEAWKVKGVVDIVTCFDVPDIQFPTAGHPWSTDPKHQDIADRKLLNARVRCYADDIAAVIAEDEIAAEEAVRKIKVTYEEYTPILTVEDAMKEGATVIHEERPNNIVVKSQYEIGNFEEAIKEEGLIKVVGDYETPVVSHCHIESANSFAYMESDKIVVVSSTQIPHIVRRVCSQALGVGFGKIRIIKPYIGGGFGNKQDALTEPLNAFLTTRVGGRPVKLAYTREETFASTRTRHAMQFHIESYIRKDGSFAARTIKAYSNQGGYASHAHALVANAVNGFRMMYPVGAIKSEAYTVYTNLPTAGAMRAYGIPQIGFALEAHVDDIAKQTGLDPIRLRKQNMMKLGYVDPITTITCHSTGLDECIERGEKYLDYTKKRLAYANQSGPIRKGVGMAIFCYKTGVYPISLETSACRMILNQDGSLQMQIGATEIGQGADTVFAMMAAQTIGVTVDKVHVVSKQDTDVTPYDTGAYASRQTYVSGMAVKKTAESFRKKILDFAGFMLKKDPWDLDIKDNNIVHVNKSEKLLSVADVAIESCYSLTNSTHIAAEESHHCTDNTYSFGVCFTEVEVDIPMCQVKILDIINVHDSGRIINMQTARGQVHGGMSMGLGYGLYEYLKFDPKTGRMLNDNLLDYKLMTAIDTPELHADFVETDDPTGPYGNKSLGEPPTIPVAPAIRNAVLNATGVAINAAPLHPQRMFEAFTEAGLIK, from the coding sequence ATGGATATAATCGGGACTTCCCTGAAACGAGTCGATGCATTCGACAAAGTAACAGGTAAAGCTAAATACACAGACGATCTGGTTTCAGGGCATGCCCTGATTGCGAAAGTGCTGCACAGCACCATTGCAAACGGCTGGGTCAAGGAGTTCGACCTCAGTGAAGCGTGGAAGGTCAAAGGCGTAGTGGACATTGTCACCTGCTTTGACGTACCCGATATCCAGTTCCCCACGGCCGGACACCCTTGGTCCACCGATCCAAAGCATCAGGACATTGCAGATAGAAAGCTGCTCAATGCCAGGGTCCGTTGTTATGCAGACGACATCGCCGCCGTCATTGCAGAGGATGAGATCGCAGCCGAAGAGGCAGTGAGAAAAATAAAGGTCACCTATGAGGAATACACCCCCATCCTTACCGTCGAAGATGCAATGAAGGAAGGGGCCACTGTCATTCACGAAGAACGGCCGAACAACATCGTGGTCAAGTCTCAATACGAGATCGGCAACTTCGAGGAAGCGATCAAGGAAGAAGGCTTGATCAAGGTGGTCGGAGACTACGAGACCCCGGTGGTCAGTCACTGCCATATCGAGAGTGCAAACTCCTTTGCCTACATGGAAAGCGACAAGATTGTCGTAGTAAGCTCCACCCAGATTCCCCACATTGTGCGCCGCGTCTGCTCGCAGGCTCTCGGGGTGGGATTCGGCAAGATCAGGATCATCAAACCGTACATCGGCGGCGGCTTCGGCAACAAGCAGGATGCCCTGACAGAACCTTTGAACGCCTTCCTTACCACAAGAGTGGGTGGACGGCCGGTAAAGCTTGCCTATACACGGGAAGAGACGTTCGCTTCGACCCGCACACGGCATGCAATGCAGTTCCATATCGAAAGTTATATCCGTAAGGACGGCAGCTTTGCAGCCCGTACCATCAAAGCCTACTCCAACCAGGGCGGCTATGCATCGCATGCCCACGCCCTCGTCGCCAATGCAGTGAACGGCTTTCGCATGATGTACCCGGTAGGAGCCATCAAGAGCGAAGCCTATACGGTCTACACCAACCTGCCCACCGCAGGGGCGATGCGAGCATACGGCATTCCACAAATCGGCTTCGCGTTGGAAGCCCATGTGGACGACATTGCAAAACAGACCGGGCTCGACCCCATCAGGCTTCGCAAGCAGAATATGATGAAGCTCGGCTATGTCGACCCGATCACCACGATCACCTGTCACTCTACCGGGCTTGATGAGTGCATCGAACGCGGAGAGAAGTATCTCGATTACACCAAGAAGCGGCTGGCGTATGCAAACCAGAGCGGGCCGATCAGAAAGGGTGTGGGTATGGCGATCTTCTGCTACAAGACCGGCGTCTACCCCATCAGCCTGGAGACTTCGGCCTGCCGCATGATCCTCAACCAGGACGGTTCGCTGCAGATGCAGATCGGTGCCACCGAGATCGGACAGGGTGCCGATACCGTCTTTGCCATGATGGCGGCCCAGACCATCGGGGTAACGGTTGACAAGGTGCATGTAGTCAGCAAGCAGGACACCGATGTAACTCCCTACGACACCGGCGCCTATGCCTCAAGGCAGACCTATGTCTCGGGCATGGCGGTGAAGAAAACCGCCGAGTCCTTCAGAAAAAAGATTCTCGACTTCGCCGGCTTCATGCTCAAGAAAGATCCGTGGGATTTGGACATCAAGGACAACAACATCGTACACGTCAACAAGAGTGAGAAGCTGCTCAGCGTAGCCGATGTGGCCATCGAATCCTGCTACAGTCTGACGAACTCCACCCATATTGCAGCCGAGGAATCCCACCACTGCACCGACAACACCTACTCCTTCGGCGTTTGTTTTACGGAGGTCGAGGTCGACATCCCCATGTGTCAGGTCAAGATCCTGGACATCATCAATGTCCACGATTCAGGCAGGATCATCAACATGCAAACCGCCCGCGGACAGGTTCACGGAGGTATGAGCATGGGCCTTGGGTACGGACTCTACGAGTACTTGAAGTTCGACCCGAAGACCGGCCGGATGCTCAACGACAACCTTTTGGACTACAAGCTGATGACGGCCATCGATACCCCGGAGCTGCATGCAGACTTCGTTGAGACCGATGACCCCACCGGTCCGTATGGAAACAAGTCACTGGGAGAGCCACCCACCATTCCGGTTGCTCCTGCAATCCGAAATGCGGTGCTCAATGCCACCGGGGTTGCCATCAATGCAGCTCCGTTGCACCCCCAGAGAATGTTCGAAGCCTTCACCGAGGCGGGCCTGATCAAATAA
- a CDS encoding TRAP transporter large permease, which produces MNPVIIAAICLLVLLFLKAPVFISVLAGSVVYFIASPGLPSLIFAQRVASGIENTTLLAIPFFVAAGVFMNCSGVTNRVMHFCTVLTGRMAGGLAQVNVLLSTLMGGLSGSALADAAMEAKMLCPEMERQGYSKEFSTVVTAVSSMITPLIPPGIAMILYGSIANVSIGKLFVAGIGPGLLLCLAMMILVSMISKKRAYVPIRTEPLPKGELFKSFKQAFFPLCLPVIIIGGIRLGVFTPTEAGAVAIVYALVLGISYREMTLQGFVSAMKDTVVTTASIMLIVGAASSFAWILTRERIPQTLTEMMILVVHNKYVFLLIVNLFLLFVGMFIEGNAAMIVLVPLLAPIAAAFGIDEIQFAMVFIFNMSIGAITPPMGTLMFVTCGVTGCKIDRFIKEAVPFFIMLAICLLLLTFFPIFSTLFVNLLY; this is translated from the coding sequence ATGAATCCAGTAATTATTGCAGCCATTTGCTTGTTGGTTCTGCTCTTTCTCAAAGCTCCGGTTTTTATTTCGGTACTTGCCGGAAGCGTGGTGTACTTCATTGCATCGCCCGGCTTGCCTTCGCTGATTTTTGCACAGCGTGTTGCCTCAGGTATTGAGAACACCACCTTGCTTGCGATACCGTTTTTTGTTGCCGCTGGTGTGTTCATGAACTGCAGCGGTGTGACAAATCGGGTCATGCATTTCTGTACAGTCCTCACAGGCAGGATGGCCGGAGGCCTGGCCCAGGTCAATGTCCTGCTGTCGACTTTGATGGGCGGCCTGTCCGGTTCCGCCTTGGCTGATGCGGCCATGGAAGCGAAGATGCTCTGTCCCGAGATGGAGCGCCAAGGGTATTCCAAGGAGTTTTCTACCGTTGTTACCGCAGTCTCCTCGATGATCACCCCCCTCATACCTCCTGGAATCGCCATGATCCTCTACGGTTCCATTGCAAACGTCTCTATTGGGAAACTCTTTGTCGCCGGTATCGGCCCCGGGCTGTTGTTGTGCCTGGCCATGATGATTCTGGTAAGCATGATCTCCAAGAAACGTGCCTATGTCCCCATCAGGACGGAGCCGCTTCCCAAGGGGGAGCTGTTCAAATCCTTCAAGCAGGCCTTCTTTCCTCTTTGTCTGCCAGTGATCATCATCGGTGGAATCCGCCTTGGTGTATTCACTCCCACCGAAGCCGGGGCTGTAGCCATCGTCTATGCGTTGGTGCTGGGTATTTCGTATCGCGAAATGACCCTGCAGGGGTTTGTCAGTGCGATGAAGGATACAGTTGTCACTACTGCGAGCATCATGCTCATCGTAGGTGCGGCATCGAGCTTTGCTTGGATATTGACCCGCGAAAGGATACCCCAGACCCTTACCGAGATGATGATCCTGGTCGTACACAACAAATATGTGTTCCTGCTCATCGTCAACCTGTTCCTGTTGTTTGTCGGAATGTTTATTGAAGGCAATGCTGCCATGATAGTCCTGGTCCCCTTGCTTGCTCCTATAGCAGCCGCATTCGGGATTGATGAAATCCAGTTCGCCATGGTATTCATTTTCAATATGTCAATCGGAGCAATAACACCTCCGATGGGAACATTGATGTTCGTTACGTGTGGGGTGACCGGTTGTAAGATCGACCGATTCATCAAGGAAGCAGTGCCTTTCTTCATTATGCTGGCAATCTGCCTGCTGCTTCTGACCTTCTTTCCGATTTTCTCAACACTGTTTGTAAATCTTTTATATTAG
- a CDS encoding GntR family transcriptional regulator, which yields MEQKSNLKSDAYQYIKDKILTCEIMPGQAISEKQIMETFGIGRTPVREALIMLQSENLVEAYPRSGTIAKPITLESVYELFELRKLLEPNVATQFVRNIGLEGLLVRDRSLKSFCNPTSEQSTLAFYQEDIALHAYLISCTQNTQLIALCKPLFEQSLRVGMLGAKSHTSSSSEQTYREHNRIVKAILEEDTQEIHNAFISHLNAAKMSAIQSVKNQ from the coding sequence ATGGAACAAAAGTCGAATCTAAAGAGTGATGCATATCAATATATCAAGGATAAAATCCTCACCTGTGAAATCATGCCGGGGCAAGCCATCAGCGAAAAGCAGATCATGGAAACCTTTGGTATCGGGAGAACGCCGGTACGTGAGGCATTAATCATGCTGCAGAGCGAGAATCTGGTTGAAGCATATCCGCGGAGCGGGACTATAGCAAAGCCAATCACTTTGGAGTCAGTCTATGAGTTGTTTGAGCTGAGAAAGTTACTCGAGCCCAATGTAGCAACACAATTTGTCCGCAACATCGGATTGGAAGGCTTGTTGGTAAGGGACAGAAGCCTCAAATCGTTTTGTAACCCCACAAGCGAGCAAAGTACGCTCGCTTTTTACCAAGAGGACATTGCATTGCATGCCTACCTTATCTCCTGTACGCAGAACACCCAACTAATAGCTCTCTGCAAACCCCTGTTCGAGCAGAGCCTTCGAGTGGGCATGCTCGGGGCGAAGAGCCACACCAGCAGCTCCTCCGAGCAAACCTATCGTGAACACAACAGGATTGTGAAAGCCATCCTTGAGGAAGACACCCAGGAGATCCACAACGCCTTCATCTCCCATCTGAATGCAGCCAAGATGAGCGCCATTCAGTCTGTTAAGAACCAATAG
- a CDS encoding LacI family DNA-binding transcriptional regulator, producing MDKRITIKDIAQLAGVSLGSVHCALSGKPGVSEATRQRIVQVAAEHGYRPNAIAASLKRKKLNIAAAIPALTGENRFFYRAIWEGVTDYINTLGDYNVELVSSPYYDDEQNSQVIEMQNLIERDDIHGIVSVGYTPTKGLISLQAVKEKQIPLVLVGNDVPDSGRLCCVLPNYTMVGRMMAEQMMRQVGPTDSLLICAGYAQIPSNYLVVEGFESYLSENGAINPVYKVHSSSSEDPSESVCRLIEEKTIRGCCAVTARSSAMLGRLMEKCCSDKSIFSIGMDLFDETMDFLRRGVFGNVVQNHPYKSAYLATKILAEHLIKDIRPVMPTIHIGSEMVFKSNLPMYENGYYRLLM from the coding sequence ATGGACAAGCGAATTACAATCAAGGACATTGCACAACTTGCCGGGGTATCCCTTGGAAGCGTACACTGTGCGCTGAGCGGCAAACCCGGAGTAAGTGAGGCGACACGACAACGCATTGTGCAGGTAGCCGCCGAGCATGGGTACCGTCCTAATGCCATCGCCGCATCCTTGAAGCGAAAGAAGCTGAACATTGCCGCAGCCATTCCTGCCCTTACCGGTGAGAACCGGTTTTTCTACCGGGCGATCTGGGAAGGTGTCACCGATTACATCAATACACTCGGAGACTACAACGTCGAGTTGGTGTCCTCCCCTTATTACGATGATGAACAGAACAGCCAAGTAATTGAAATGCAGAATCTGATCGAGCGCGACGATATCCACGGCATCGTATCGGTTGGCTATACACCTACAAAAGGTCTGATAAGCTTGCAGGCGGTGAAGGAGAAACAGATTCCTTTGGTCCTCGTAGGCAACGATGTGCCTGATTCGGGGCGGCTTTGTTGTGTTCTGCCAAACTATACGATGGTAGGCAGAATGATGGCCGAACAAATGATGCGCCAGGTTGGCCCGACCGATTCTCTTCTCATCTGTGCTGGATATGCGCAAATTCCTTCCAACTATCTGGTTGTTGAAGGGTTCGAGAGCTATCTGAGCGAAAATGGTGCAATCAATCCTGTCTACAAAGTGCATTCCTCGAGCTCTGAGGACCCATCGGAGAGTGTGTGCAGACTTATTGAGGAAAAAACTATCAGAGGATGCTGTGCTGTAACGGCACGAAGCTCCGCGATGCTTGGGCGTTTGATGGAAAAATGCTGTTCCGACAAATCGATTTTCTCAATCGGAATGGACCTCTTTGATGAAACCATGGATTTTTTAAGAAGGGGAGTTTTTGGCAATGTTGTGCAGAATCATCCCTACAAGAGTGCCTATCTGGCTACCAAGATTCTTGCCGAACATCTGATAAAGGACATTCGTCCTGTCATGCCGACCATCCATATCGGTAGTGAGATGGTGTTCAAGAGCAATCTGCCCATGTATGAGAACGGGTATTACCGGCTGTTGATGTAG
- a CDS encoding mandelate racemase/muconate lactonizing enzyme family protein: protein MDHKIVDVRLFSAESTMSRPIADSTHDISTIKFYIVEVVAASGVTGQGYLLSFHYSPKAIEGALKDLRTFVLERSYSINETLRIQREYEVECEYFGNLGLLRWAYGALNVALWDAWGKTLGQPIHKLLGSNGKKIPVYGSGGWLNYTDAELLEEVLGYKKRGFTAVKVKVGSPDMERDIQRLHKVREALGGSVRIMMDANQGMSVSNAIKLSNLVQGLGIQWFEEPVSNTDFAGYEIIRNKTGISLAMGEREYDLSALKELIKRNALDLWQPDLLRLGGVEAWRASAIVADAYHLPCLPHYYKDYDVPLLATVANPFGAESFDWIDGIIDNKMVIDNGYAIQREGSGWGFSFLKQYLTELS, encoded by the coding sequence ATGGATCATAAAATTGTAGATGTGAGGCTGTTCTCCGCCGAGTCGACGATGAGCCGGCCGATAGCCGATTCCACCCACGATATCTCAACGATCAAGTTCTACATCGTCGAGGTGGTTGCCGCCTCCGGTGTTACAGGCCAGGGGTACCTGTTGAGTTTTCACTACTCACCCAAGGCGATCGAGGGTGCGTTGAAGGATTTGAGGACGTTTGTGCTCGAGCGTTCTTACAGCATCAATGAGACGCTCCGAATTCAACGTGAATATGAGGTTGAATGTGAATATTTCGGCAACCTTGGGTTGTTGCGTTGGGCCTATGGCGCCCTCAATGTGGCTTTGTGGGATGCATGGGGCAAGACGCTTGGTCAGCCTATTCATAAGCTTTTGGGTTCCAACGGCAAGAAAATTCCTGTATATGGCAGCGGCGGTTGGTTGAATTACACCGACGCGGAGTTGCTTGAAGAGGTGTTGGGGTACAAGAAACGGGGATTCACCGCCGTCAAGGTCAAGGTCGGCAGCCCGGACATGGAACGGGACATCCAGCGCCTGCACAAGGTGCGGGAAGCCTTGGGCGGTTCGGTAAGGATCATGATGGATGCCAATCAGGGCATGAGTGTGAGCAATGCGATCAAGCTGTCCAACCTGGTGCAGGGCTTGGGTATCCAGTGGTTCGAGGAGCCGGTTTCGAATACCGACTTTGCCGGGTATGAAATCATCCGCAACAAGACCGGCATTTCGCTTGCAATGGGTGAGCGTGAGTATGACCTCTCCGCACTCAAGGAACTTATCAAGCGCAATGCCTTGGACTTGTGGCAGCCCGACCTACTCAGGCTTGGCGGGGTGGAAGCTTGGAGGGCGAGTGCCATTGTAGCTGATGCATACCACCTTCCCTGCCTGCCGCACTACTACAAGGACTATGATGTCCCCCTGCTTGCCACAGTTGCAAATCCGTTCGGAGCCGAGAGCTTTGACTGGATCGACGGCATCATCGACAACAAGATGGTTATCGACAACGGTTATGCCATACAGCGGGAGGGCAGCGGCTGGGGCTTCAGCTTCCTCAAACAGTATCTTACCGAGCTTTCCTGA
- a CDS encoding DUF4037 domain-containing protein yields MIESFIDKLSEHPALQALALAGSRTGLGCDALSDYDLYIYSKQPLPLAFRQELADTFSEKAELQNDYFGPGDEMQLKDGTFVDLMYRDLDWVEDEITRVWVGHQARVGYSTAFVHNIKTSHVLIDKDGKFSSLKQLLETDYPQALQKAIIRNNYPLLRSKLTASFFDQIEHAVQRKDHLSMIHRTAALMESYFDILFALNKQTHPGEKRQQAWVHATCSLIPPQFDEDIKELTQGIGGETQLETITRLLDHLDELLKQEGWV; encoded by the coding sequence ATGATAGAATCCTTCATTGACAAACTGTCCGAACACCCCGCTCTTCAAGCTCTTGCACTTGCAGGCTCCAGGACCGGCCTGGGTTGTGATGCACTGTCCGATTACGACCTGTACATCTATAGCAAACAGCCGCTTCCCTTGGCGTTTCGCCAGGAGTTGGCTGACACTTTTTCTGAAAAAGCTGAGCTGCAGAATGACTATTTCGGTCCAGGGGATGAGATGCAGCTCAAGGATGGGACGTTCGTCGACTTGATGTATCGCGACCTGGACTGGGTTGAGGACGAGATTACGCGTGTTTGGGTGGGCCATCAGGCGAGGGTGGGGTACTCCACCGCCTTTGTGCACAACATAAAAACGTCGCATGTATTGATCGACAAGGACGGAAAGTTCTCTTCACTCAAGCAGTTGTTGGAGACAGACTATCCGCAAGCTTTGCAGAAGGCGATCATCAGAAACAATTATCCCTTGCTCAGGAGTAAGCTCACCGCTTCTTTCTTCGACCAGATCGAGCATGCTGTACAGAGGAAAGACCATCTGAGCATGATCCACCGAACTGCAGCACTTATGGAGTCCTATTTCGATATTCTCTTCGCCTTGAACAAGCAAACCCACCCCGGTGAGAAACGTCAACAGGCCTGGGTGCATGCAACCTGCTCCCTTATTCCCCCTCAATTTGATGAGGACATCAAAGAGCTTACCCAAGGCATCGGGGGGGAAACCCAGCTTGAGACTATTACCCGGCTCTTGGACCATCTGGATGAGCTATTGAAGCAAGAGGGGTGGGTGTAG
- a CDS encoding zinc-binding alcohol dehydrogenase family protein has translation MYALTLNKPFDLEYQQVELPILQQGWATLRLVAVSVCGSDFHAYRGGNPMQTYPRILGHELCAVVEQICGPSESVRVGDKVVLMPYLSCGHCKACRKGKGNACSSLSVYGVHRDGAMADYVQAPLSQLIVVDPCMEPIDAALIEPLAISAHAVRRAGLKPGDTVLVSGAGFIGLGAALQAELAGCSVILSDTHEKRRAFAGKHAPDFLAVLDPLDPSYAVQVAQLTSQEGPDCIIDATGNAVSMASNVSLLSNGGRMVYVGISKDPIALDGRAFHIRETELLDSRAATIEDFQHVIDLVQQGLLVPSQLVTHCTHFNGQVVDTFRQWNELGGEVFKAVMLMTE, from the coding sequence ATGTATGCATTGACTTTAAACAAACCCTTTGATTTGGAATATCAGCAAGTTGAGTTGCCGATTCTTCAGCAAGGCTGGGCGACTCTGCGTCTGGTTGCTGTCAGTGTGTGCGGCTCGGACTTCCATGCCTATCGTGGTGGCAATCCGATGCAGACCTATCCAAGAATCCTGGGTCATGAGCTCTGTGCCGTAGTGGAGCAGATATGCGGTCCCAGTGAATCCGTCCGTGTCGGAGACAAGGTTGTACTGATGCCGTATCTTAGTTGCGGACATTGCAAGGCCTGCAGAAAGGGAAAAGGCAATGCCTGCAGTTCTCTCTCTGTGTATGGCGTGCACCGGGACGGTGCAATGGCCGACTATGTGCAGGCTCCACTTTCCCAGCTTATTGTCGTGGATCCTTGCATGGAACCAATCGATGCTGCCTTGATCGAACCTTTGGCCATCAGCGCACATGCCGTGCGGAGAGCTGGACTGAAGCCTGGTGATACGGTGCTTGTCAGTGGAGCTGGATTCATCGGGTTGGGGGCTGCCCTGCAGGCCGAATTGGCCGGTTGCAGTGTCATTCTTTCCGATACCCATGAGAAGCGAAGGGCTTTCGCCGGTAAGCATGCTCCGGATTTCCTGGCCGTTCTTGACCCGTTGGACCCTTCCTATGCCGTACAAGTTGCTCAATTGACGAGTCAGGAGGGTCCGGACTGCATCATTGATGCGACGGGAAATGCAGTATCGATGGCCTCCAATGTATCTTTGCTGAGTAATGGGGGGCGAATGGTCTATGTAGGAATCAGCAAAGATCCGATCGCCCTCGATGGCCGAGCGTTTCATATACGTGAGACGGAGCTGCTGGACAGCAGGGCGGCAACGATAGAGGACTTTCAGCACGTTATCGACCTCGTGCAGCAAGGATTGCTTGTCCCCTCGCAGTTGGTCACGCATTGCACCCATTTTAACGGGCAAGTAGTCGATACCTTCAGGCAGTGGAATGAGTTGGGTGGTGAAGTGTTTAAAGCAGTCATGTTGATGACTGAGTAA
- a CDS encoding C4-dicarboxylate TRAP transporter substrate-binding protein has protein sequence MKKACMFALVLVLAACIFASGQSEKAGVAKPVVLQIGYENNPGEPIDLACHEWQKIIEEKSNGTMKIELFPSSQLGKKTDLIDQMMAGAAVCTLADGAFYAERGVPDFGIVFGPYLFNTWEDCWKLTESDWYAQQSKKLEANGLKIISSNWIYGDRHTMTKKPVKVPADLKGMKIRVANSMVFIKGFECLGATPTPLALGEVYTALQQGVVDGLENPLTTLEGGKFQEVAKYVILDGHIKNFTTFVVGTAFFNSLTAEQQNILLESAREAGLYNNSIQSAKEAEARAKLEAGGVTFYTPTASEKKMFQDAALQFYSYPEIAGNWTPGLHETVKAIINK, from the coding sequence ATGAAGAAAGCATGTATGTTCGCTTTGGTGCTGGTGTTGGCCGCCTGCATTTTTGCTTCAGGACAATCGGAGAAAGCCGGGGTGGCGAAGCCGGTGGTTCTGCAGATCGGGTATGAGAACAATCCTGGTGAACCCATCGACCTGGCTTGTCATGAATGGCAGAAAATCATCGAAGAGAAGAGCAATGGAACCATGAAGATAGAGTTGTTCCCATCCTCCCAGCTGGGGAAGAAAACCGACTTGATCGACCAGATGATGGCCGGTGCAGCAGTTTGCACCCTTGCCGACGGAGCCTTTTATGCTGAACGCGGAGTTCCTGATTTTGGTATCGTCTTCGGACCGTATTTGTTCAATACCTGGGAGGATTGCTGGAAACTCACCGAAAGTGATTGGTATGCCCAGCAGAGCAAGAAGCTGGAAGCCAATGGGCTGAAGATTATCTCCTCCAACTGGATTTACGGCGATCGCCATACCATGACGAAGAAGCCTGTGAAAGTTCCCGCCGATTTGAAGGGTATGAAAATCCGTGTTGCCAACAGCATGGTTTTCATCAAGGGTTTTGAGTGCCTTGGTGCAACCCCAACCCCGCTTGCCTTGGGCGAAGTGTATACTGCCTTGCAGCAGGGCGTTGTTGACGGTCTTGAGAATCCCCTGACTACCTTGGAAGGTGGTAAGTTCCAGGAAGTGGCAAAGTACGTCATCCTGGATGGACACATAAAGAACTTCACCACCTTTGTGGTTGGTACTGCCTTCTTCAACAGCCTGACTGCCGAGCAGCAGAACATTCTGCTGGAGAGCGCCCGCGAAGCCGGTCTGTACAACAACTCCATCCAGTCTGCCAAGGAAGCTGAGGCCCGCGCCAAGCTGGAAGCCGGCGGCGTGACCTTCTATACCCCGACCGCCAGCGAGAAGAAGATGTTCCAGGATGCTGCTTTGCAGTTCTATTCCTATCCTGAGATTGCAGGCAACTGGACACCCGGCCTGCATGAGACGGTCAAGGCAATTATCAACAAATAA